The following proteins come from a genomic window of Synechococcus sp. BIOS-E4-1:
- a CDS encoding FAD-binding domain-containing protein: MAVQLVWFKRDLRLEDHRPLIQALALGDVLPLYIVEPEFWLQQDASGRQWEFCREALFDLRQAMAALGQPLVIRCGDAVAVLERARRQLGVSGLWSHEETGNDWTYARDRRVAAWARERSIPWRQIPQFGVIRPLRTRGGWARRWEERMAESITPAPDHLEPLQGVTPGELPTAADLGLGPDPCPHRQRGGRDAGLNELGHFLEHRVEQYCRSISSPNRAFTGCSRLSAYLTWGCLSMREVLQRSRGMQGRGARSFGSRLHWHCHFIQKLEDQPSIEWQDFHPFMRDLRDPDAERLAAWAEGRTGVPFVDACMRALRAHGWINFRMRAMLMSFASYNLWLPWRDSGLHLARQFVDYEPGIHWSQCQMQSGSTSINTIRVYNPIKQGRDHDQDGVFIRRWCPELADVPTVHLHEPWAFNGVMPIVNCADSARQAKERIFAIRRSAGFDRHADAIQRRHGSRRAGLPASSRRRARRRLSDPSVQQLAFDL; encoded by the coding sequence ATGGCAGTGCAGCTGGTCTGGTTCAAGCGTGATTTGCGGCTCGAGGATCACAGGCCGCTGATCCAGGCGTTGGCCCTTGGAGACGTGCTGCCTCTCTACATCGTTGAACCCGAGTTCTGGCTTCAGCAGGATGCATCGGGCCGTCAGTGGGAATTCTGCAGGGAGGCGCTTTTCGATCTCCGCCAGGCGATGGCAGCCCTCGGTCAGCCCCTGGTCATTCGTTGTGGGGATGCAGTGGCAGTGCTCGAGCGTGCCAGGCGACAGCTTGGTGTGTCGGGCCTTTGGAGTCATGAAGAAACCGGTAATGACTGGACCTACGCCAGAGATCGGCGCGTCGCTGCCTGGGCAAGGGAGCGGAGCATTCCCTGGAGACAGATTCCGCAGTTCGGGGTGATCCGGCCGCTACGGACGCGTGGTGGATGGGCCCGGCGCTGGGAAGAGCGGATGGCGGAGTCGATCACGCCTGCTCCCGACCATCTCGAGCCACTGCAGGGTGTCACGCCCGGCGAGTTGCCAACGGCCGCTGACCTGGGACTCGGGCCTGATCCGTGTCCGCATCGTCAGCGGGGTGGCCGTGATGCCGGGCTGAACGAACTCGGGCACTTCCTGGAGCACCGTGTGGAGCAGTACTGCCGATCCATTTCCAGTCCGAACCGAGCCTTCACGGGATGTTCCAGGCTTTCCGCTTATCTCACCTGGGGTTGCCTGTCCATGCGTGAGGTGCTTCAGCGCAGTCGTGGCATGCAGGGACGCGGTGCCCGCAGCTTTGGCTCAAGACTTCACTGGCATTGTCATTTCATCCAGAAGCTCGAGGATCAGCCATCGATTGAATGGCAGGACTTTCACCCTTTCATGCGTGATCTGCGTGATCCTGATGCCGAACGTCTGGCGGCATGGGCCGAAGGCCGGACGGGGGTGCCTTTTGTGGATGCCTGCATGCGCGCCCTGAGAGCGCATGGTTGGATCAACTTCCGGATGCGGGCGATGTTGATGTCGTTCGCGAGCTACAACCTGTGGCTGCCTTGGAGGGACAGCGGTCTGCACCTCGCCCGTCAGTTTGTGGATTACGAACCGGGAATTCACTGGAGTCAATGCCAGATGCAGTCGGGCAGCACCTCCATCAACACGATCCGGGTCTACAACCCGATCAAGCAGGGTCGTGACCATGATCAGGACGGGGTGTTCATCCGCCGCTGGTGTCCTGAATTGGCTGATGTTCCCACGGTGCATCTTCACGAACCCTGGGCGTTCAACGGTGTCATGCCGATTGTGAATTGTGCTGATTCGGCCAGGCAGGCCAAGGAGCGGATCTTCGCGATCAGGCGTTCAGCTGGATTTGATCGTCATGCTGATGCCATTCAGCGGCGACATGGCTCCAGGCGGGCTGGTCTGCCGGCATCCTCCCGACGACGCGCACGTCGTCGCCTGAGTGATCCATCCGTTCAGCAACTGGCCTTCGATCTCTAG
- a CDS encoding Crp/Fnr family transcriptional regulator: MNALDTMRALARKSEVHAVNAGDVIFKADDPGASMFGVLEGTVRLSWTNENGQQGYELIEAGNVFGAGALVMEGHCRLGTAQAETDCRLIEMNREKFLFAVQESPMFAIELLASVDARLRDLKIATHS, from the coding sequence GTGAATGCTCTTGACACCATGCGTGCCCTCGCTCGGAAAAGCGAGGTGCACGCCGTCAATGCTGGTGACGTCATCTTCAAGGCCGACGACCCCGGAGCGTCGATGTTCGGTGTTCTTGAGGGAACTGTTCGACTGTCCTGGACCAATGAGAACGGTCAGCAGGGATACGAACTGATCGAGGCCGGCAACGTCTTTGGTGCAGGGGCCCTTGTGATGGAGGGTCATTGCCGCCTCGGCACAGCACAGGCCGAGACCGATTGCCGCCTGATTGAGATGAACCGTGAGAAATTCCTGTTTGCCGTCCAGGAGTCGCCCATGTTCGCCATCGAGCTGCTGGCCTCTGTTGACGCCCGTCTGCGTGATCTGAAGATCGCAACCCACTCCTGA
- a CDS encoding transaldolase, which produces MATLLEQLSAMTVVVADTGDLEAIRKFTPRDATTNPSLILAAAQIPAYQSLIDEALRSSRRLIGDSAPVETVVKEALDEISVIFGKEILKIVPRRVSTEVDARLSYDTAATIEKGRKLIRLYNDAGISNDRVLIKVASTWEGIKAAEVLEREGIHCNLTLLFGFAQAAACAEAGVTLVSPFVGRILDWYKADTGRDSYPGPEDPGVLSVTKIFNYFKAYGYKTEVMGASFRNIDEITELAGCDLLTISPKLLDQLRSSEATLTRKLDGANPSSSESQIHVDRDMFDSMMAADRMATDKLGEGIKGFSKAIETLESMLAHRLAELEGGQAFGHAVQEIFMLNDMNGDGCITRDEWLGSDAVFDALDADHDGRLTQEEVRRGFGSALSLTRA; this is translated from the coding sequence ATGGCAACTCTTCTTGAGCAGCTCTCTGCAATGACCGTCGTGGTGGCGGATACGGGTGACCTTGAAGCGATCCGTAAATTCACGCCACGGGACGCAACGACCAATCCCTCACTGATCCTGGCAGCTGCTCAGATCCCTGCCTACCAAAGCCTGATCGACGAGGCACTGCGGTCCTCCCGTCGTCTGATCGGCGACAGCGCGCCCGTCGAGACAGTGGTCAAGGAGGCGCTTGATGAGATCAGTGTGATCTTCGGCAAGGAGATCCTCAAGATCGTTCCTCGCCGAGTGTCCACTGAGGTGGATGCACGCCTCAGTTACGACACTGCTGCCACCATTGAAAAGGGCCGCAAACTGATCCGCCTCTACAACGACGCTGGAATCAGCAACGATCGCGTGCTGATCAAGGTTGCCTCCACCTGGGAGGGGATCAAGGCCGCTGAAGTCCTCGAGAGAGAAGGAATTCACTGCAACCTCACTCTCCTGTTCGGCTTCGCTCAGGCCGCGGCATGTGCAGAGGCCGGTGTGACCCTGGTTTCACCTTTCGTTGGCCGCATCCTTGACTGGTACAAAGCCGATACGGGAAGGGATTCCTATCCCGGTCCTGAAGATCCCGGCGTGCTGTCTGTGACCAAGATCTTCAACTACTTCAAGGCCTATGGCTACAAAACCGAGGTGATGGGGGCCAGTTTCCGCAACATCGATGAGATCACCGAGCTTGCTGGTTGTGATCTGCTCACCATTTCACCCAAGCTGCTTGATCAGCTGCGTTCCAGTGAGGCCACGCTCACCCGCAAGCTCGATGGTGCCAATCCATCCAGCAGCGAGTCCCAGATTCATGTCGACCGGGACATGTTCGATTCGATGATGGCTGCCGATCGCATGGCCACCGACAAACTTGGCGAGGGCATCAAGGGGTTCAGCAAGGCCATCGAAACTCTGGAGAGCATGCTTGCCCATCGGCTGGCGGAACTCGAAGGAGGACAGGCCTTCGGTCATGCCGTGCAGGAGATCTTCATGCTCAATGACATGAATGGTGACGGCTGCATCACCAGGGATGAGTGGCTGGGCAGTGATGCCGTCTTCGATGCTCTGGATGCGGATCATGACGGCAGACTCACCCAGGAGGAGGTTCGTCGTGGTTTCGGCTCTGCCCTGTCACTGACCAGGGCCTGA
- a CDS encoding penicillin-binding protein 2, giving the protein MGRSTNPTRSGSSRQRRRVVPLEPVPAGRMRSVFALLCLGLVGLMGRMAWLQVFQASELEGRARSVQTQRTKPLGTRRPIVDRTGRLIALDEERYRLWLHPRYFNLPGDAPTLIRPPADVAARLAPLLKLTEAEILKRIGDRPSGIKLIEGLDPETASTIRSAGISGVDLESYPHRVYPQGDLFANVVGFLNQDREPQAGLEQSRHNELQRHEQPRSLRRGADGTPLPDNLDAGVFFGDDLRLQLTLDARLQAVAAKALAAQIKTWKAQKGVAIVMDVTNGELLALASVPTYDPNSYWSFPAGRFREWSVQDLYEPGSTFKPINLALALQENAIQTTGRVQDSGSVTIGGWPINNHDRRANGLIDFATVLQVSSNVGMVQAMRKLSSSTYWDWLSRLGLDARPDTDLPGAVAGQLKTKEQFTTQPIEPATASFGQGFSLTPLKLVQLHALLANGGRLVSPHITRGLRAGDALAPPGSRQGKPLLKPEVTSTVMAWMESVVEQGSGKGVRTPGYRIGGKTGTAQKALNGVYVPGALICSFVATLPVDDPQYVVLVVVDEPQGDNAYGSTVALPVAKSIIDGLLVIEKIPPSTARSSAPAQAG; this is encoded by the coding sequence ATGGGCCGTTCCACCAATCCCACCCGGTCGGGATCCAGCCGTCAGCGCAGGAGAGTTGTGCCTCTGGAGCCAGTCCCGGCAGGACGAATGCGCTCCGTGTTTGCACTTCTGTGTCTGGGGCTTGTCGGGTTGATGGGAAGAATGGCCTGGCTGCAGGTGTTTCAGGCCAGCGAGCTTGAAGGTCGTGCCCGTTCAGTGCAGACGCAGCGCACCAAGCCACTGGGAACCCGTCGGCCGATTGTTGACCGCACCGGGCGGCTGATCGCTCTTGACGAAGAGCGCTATCGCCTCTGGCTGCATCCGCGCTACTTCAATCTTCCCGGTGATGCCCCAACGCTGATTCGCCCCCCCGCTGATGTCGCGGCACGGTTGGCGCCTTTGCTGAAACTCACTGAGGCGGAGATCCTTAAGCGAATCGGCGATCGTCCCTCTGGGATCAAGCTGATTGAGGGACTGGACCCCGAGACGGCATCAACAATCCGCTCAGCTGGCATCTCCGGAGTTGATCTGGAGTCCTACCCCCACCGCGTCTACCCCCAGGGCGATCTGTTCGCCAACGTGGTTGGTTTCCTCAATCAGGATCGAGAACCTCAGGCGGGGCTTGAACAAAGCCGACACAACGAACTTCAGCGCCATGAACAGCCCCGAAGTCTTCGCAGAGGAGCCGATGGCACTCCGCTGCCCGACAATCTCGATGCCGGAGTCTTTTTCGGGGACGATCTGCGTCTTCAGCTCACCCTCGATGCGCGTCTGCAGGCCGTTGCCGCCAAGGCCCTTGCCGCACAGATCAAAACCTGGAAAGCCCAGAAGGGTGTTGCCATCGTTATGGATGTCACCAATGGTGAGTTGCTGGCCCTGGCATCCGTTCCCACGTACGACCCGAACAGCTACTGGAGTTTTCCTGCGGGTCGTTTCCGGGAATGGTCGGTTCAGGACCTCTATGAACCCGGATCGACGTTCAAGCCGATCAACCTGGCGCTGGCTCTTCAGGAAAATGCCATTCAGACAACAGGACGTGTTCAGGACAGCGGTTCAGTCACCATCGGTGGCTGGCCGATCAACAATCACGACCGGCGAGCCAACGGTCTGATTGACTTCGCCACAGTGCTGCAGGTGTCCAGCAATGTCGGCATGGTTCAAGCCATGCGCAAGTTGTCCTCCTCCACCTACTGGGACTGGTTGAGTCGCCTCGGTCTGGATGCACGGCCGGACACCGATTTGCCCGGAGCCGTTGCCGGTCAGCTCAAGACCAAGGAGCAGTTCACCACCCAGCCGATCGAGCCAGCCACGGCCTCCTTTGGTCAGGGATTCTCACTGACACCGTTGAAGCTGGTGCAGCTCCACGCATTACTCGCCAACGGCGGCCGTCTTGTCAGCCCCCACATCACCCGAGGATTGAGAGCCGGCGATGCGCTGGCTCCGCCTGGATCGCGTCAGGGCAAGCCACTGCTGAAACCTGAGGTCACCAGCACGGTGATGGCCTGGATGGAATCTGTGGTTGAGCAAGGAAGCGGCAAGGGAGTCCGAACACCGGGATACCGCATCGGTGGCAAGACTGGAACGGCTCAGAAGGCTCTGAACGGTGTTTATGTGCCCGGTGCTTTGATCTGCAGCTTTGTGGCGACTCTTCCCGTCGATGATCCGCAATATGTCGTGCTGGTGGTGGTGGATGAGCCCCAGGGAGACAATGCCTACGGATCCACAGTGGCTCTGCCGGTTGCGAAATCAATCATCGACGGTCTCTTGGTGATTGAAAAGATCCCGCCCAGCACAGCGCGCAGCTCTGCTCCAGCTCAAGCAGGTTGA
- a CDS encoding CPBP family intramembrane glutamic endopeptidase: MTSPPSGRSTAAPSWKVLLALLSLVLATAVWVLGLVDSFAKPSVAPALSLEQQELTLLAEPQIPSSLRTLLLGADASDSLLSSLRQIPLDRLDDRQKILFTALETDPEHRRSLQQVDLESSDLLQLQRALAKDDSRNVSAEQRSKLLLLTSDPLNRRLACEALGGEEESCLDQASAKRAARRLVISELLPLLALLLGGLLLLRHLWQLLRRRLPSWPTLLAPPLGVLDMVLLVAGGFVVLGEVLMPLLVIPIASTFTRGLSAPLTQGVNVFLGYVALAGPPLLILRQQLGQLDRAQMPPQGWLQWRLQPLGSALLQGARGWLMVLPPVVLSGWLITRLIGDQGGSNPLLEIVLNSQDPLALLLLSLTAVVLAPLFEETIFRGVLLPVLGQFLGRSGGVLVSALVFAVAHLSIGELAPLLVLGLGLGLLRLSTGRLLPCVVMHALWNGVTFLNLVLLGG, encoded by the coding sequence GTGACCAGCCCACCCTCCGGACGTTCAACGGCGGCCCCGTCCTGGAAGGTGCTGCTTGCCCTTCTATCGCTGGTGCTGGCCACCGCTGTTTGGGTGTTAGGGCTGGTGGACAGTTTCGCCAAACCTTCTGTCGCACCTGCATTGTCGTTGGAGCAGCAGGAGTTGACGCTGCTGGCAGAACCCCAGATTCCCTCGTCTCTGCGAACGCTTCTGCTTGGAGCGGATGCCTCCGATTCCCTGCTGAGCAGCCTGCGACAAATTCCACTGGACCGGCTGGATGACCGCCAGAAGATTTTGTTCACTGCTCTGGAGACGGATCCAGAGCATCGGCGCAGCCTCCAGCAGGTGGATCTCGAATCCAGTGATCTGCTTCAGCTTCAGAGAGCTCTCGCGAAAGACGACAGCCGCAATGTCTCGGCTGAGCAGCGTTCCAAGCTGCTGCTGCTGACCTCCGACCCATTAAATCGTCGACTCGCCTGTGAGGCACTCGGTGGTGAAGAGGAGAGCTGTCTCGATCAGGCGTCTGCCAAGAGGGCCGCACGCCGGCTGGTGATCAGTGAGCTGCTTCCCCTCCTGGCCCTACTGCTCGGTGGACTGTTGTTGTTGCGTCATTTATGGCAACTGCTGCGTCGCCGACTGCCGTCATGGCCCACTCTGCTCGCTCCCCCGCTCGGGGTTCTGGACATGGTGCTGCTTGTGGCGGGCGGTTTCGTGGTGCTTGGGGAGGTGTTGATGCCTCTGTTGGTGATTCCGATCGCCTCCACATTCACGCGTGGCCTTTCAGCGCCACTGACACAGGGCGTCAACGTGTTTCTCGGTTATGTCGCCTTGGCGGGACCTCCCCTGCTGATTCTGCGTCAGCAGCTGGGGCAGCTGGACCGTGCACAGATGCCTCCGCAAGGATGGCTGCAGTGGAGGCTTCAGCCTCTGGGCAGTGCCTTGCTTCAGGGGGCCCGCGGTTGGCTGATGGTTTTGCCTCCCGTTGTTCTGAGCGGCTGGTTGATCACTCGTCTGATCGGCGATCAGGGGGGCAGCAACCCATTGCTTGAGATCGTCCTCAACAGTCAGGACCCACTCGCCCTGTTGTTGCTCTCTCTCACGGCTGTTGTTCTGGCGCCGCTGTTTGAAGAAACGATCTTCCGCGGCGTGCTGCTGCCTGTGCTGGGCCAGTTTCTCGGCCGATCGGGAGGCGTGCTGGTGAGTGCTCTGGTCTTTGCTGTGGCCCATCTCAGCATCGGCGAACTGGCTCCGCTGCTGGTGCTCGGCCTCGGCCTCGGCCTCCTGCGTCTCAGCACCGGCCGCCTGCTTCCCTGCGTGGTGATGCATGCCCTTTGGAACGGCGTGACCTTTCTGAACCTCGTGTTGCTGGGCGGCTGA
- a CDS encoding histidine phosphatase family protein has product MPLRLLLVRHGLSSFNVERRIQGRDDLSTLTVSGQEQARLLGQALLDVPIQAVYSSPLKRAASTAAGILESRDDGLEARFDDGLLEIDLEPWSGLTASERSERFPEEFATWKQKPEALELIRKDGSRYRPYEELMQQARRFLDELVRRHPVNSDDTVLLVGHNAILRCLIVSLLGDPERGFRRLRLDNASLSIFNLSPSDNGHQVQIECMNSTAHLDPPLPAKGAGSRLILVRHGETNWNREGRFQGQIDIPLNSNGHAQAEAARGFLQDVSLQKAYSSSMSRPRETAEGILKSHPGISITLTDGLMEIGHGLWEGKLESEISTDWGDLLEEWKRSPDTVQMPEGETIQDVWNRSVDSWNAIASSLDSTETALVVAHDAVNKTILCHLLGLTPADIWAVKQGNGGVTVVDMPSEPGQPAVIACLNLTSHLGGVIDRTAAGAL; this is encoded by the coding sequence GTGCCCCTGCGTCTTCTCCTCGTTCGCCACGGTCTCAGCAGCTTCAATGTGGAGCGGAGGATCCAGGGGCGGGACGATCTTTCCACACTCACTGTCTCAGGACAGGAGCAGGCTCGCCTGCTCGGGCAGGCGCTTCTCGATGTCCCCATCCAGGCGGTTTACAGCTCCCCGCTGAAACGGGCTGCATCCACAGCAGCGGGAATCCTTGAAAGCCGTGACGACGGACTTGAAGCTCGCTTCGATGATGGGCTCCTGGAGATTGATCTCGAGCCGTGGAGTGGACTGACAGCATCCGAACGATCGGAACGCTTCCCAGAGGAATTCGCCACCTGGAAACAGAAGCCCGAAGCGTTGGAGTTGATCAGAAAGGACGGAAGCCGTTATCGCCCTTACGAGGAGTTGATGCAGCAGGCCCGACGCTTCCTGGACGAACTGGTCAGGCGCCATCCCGTGAACAGCGATGACACCGTGTTGCTGGTGGGGCACAACGCCATCCTGCGCTGCCTGATCGTGAGCTTGCTGGGGGATCCGGAACGGGGCTTCCGTCGACTCCGCCTCGACAATGCCTCACTCTCGATCTTCAATCTCAGCCCATCCGACAACGGCCATCAGGTGCAGATCGAGTGCATGAACAGCACTGCGCACCTCGACCCTCCACTTCCTGCCAAGGGCGCAGGATCGCGGCTGATCCTTGTGCGACATGGCGAAACGAACTGGAATCGAGAAGGTCGCTTCCAGGGGCAGATCGACATCCCTCTCAACAGCAATGGGCATGCTCAGGCGGAAGCTGCGAGGGGCTTTCTGCAGGACGTGTCGTTGCAGAAGGCCTACAGCAGTTCGATGTCACGCCCGCGCGAAACGGCTGAGGGCATCCTGAAATCTCACCCAGGCATCTCGATCACACTCACGGACGGACTGATGGAAATCGGTCATGGCCTCTGGGAGGGCAAGCTTGAATCGGAAATCAGCACCGACTGGGGCGATCTGCTGGAAGAGTGGAAACGCTCACCAGACACGGTGCAGATGCCTGAAGGGGAAACAATCCAGGACGTGTGGAATCGCTCCGTTGACAGCTGGAATGCGATTGCATCCAGCCTCGATTCCACGGAAACCGCTCTGGTGGTGGCCCATGACGCTGTCAACAAAACAATCCTCTGCCATCTTCTGGGTCTCACCCCTGCTGACATCTGGGCCGTGAAACAGGGCAACGGAGGCGTCACGGTGGTCGACATGCCATCCGAACCGGGTCAGCCTGCAGTGATTGCCTGCCTGAACCTCACCTCCCACCTCGGCGGCGTGATCGATCGCACGGCGGCCGGAGCGCTCTGA
- a CDS encoding dihydroorotase yields MTEMILLDPVRVLVGPDQPLQEQGAALLCEGRLEALGEQAREAARSAGIASRAAGHQLLAPCLVDVHSYLPEPFQSRGETLESLVRSAAAGGYGQFALLPKASGNRRERPDRLRGFVLSGCDVAVHLWAGFSEEGKGEQLTAHADLIEAGAVGLSDGDSMPPIPLLDRALTLGESGSSPVLIPPLDAVLRGEGLLREGPEALRAGWPTDPLSSETLPLSQLAQLQQEHQQRKLILMGLSTAAGVDLLQRSPLPPAATVSWWHVLTSNSSNAATAASWFVSPSLGNRRDRDALIEGLSTGLIQAIAVNASPLDDEECLLPPDQRQRGIAGHQHVLPSLWQALVVSKGWTAEHLWDVLSFGPARLLGVEEERLIPGSNRWLLFDPEVIWTPTRSDPWASRAANQPCLNRPLSGRVLRCGLRTPASPAD; encoded by the coding sequence ATGACCGAGATGATCCTGCTCGACCCCGTGAGGGTGCTGGTCGGTCCCGACCAGCCGCTGCAGGAGCAGGGTGCGGCCCTGCTCTGTGAGGGACGTCTCGAAGCACTGGGCGAACAGGCCCGCGAAGCGGCTCGATCAGCGGGCATCGCCTCGAGGGCTGCCGGGCATCAGCTGCTTGCTCCATGCCTGGTCGATGTTCATTCCTATCTGCCGGAACCATTCCAGAGCAGGGGCGAAACCCTGGAAAGCCTCGTGCGCTCTGCCGCTGCAGGCGGATATGGACAGTTTGCTCTGCTGCCGAAGGCGTCAGGTAATCGTCGTGAACGACCTGATCGACTTCGCGGATTTGTGCTGTCCGGCTGTGACGTGGCTGTCCATCTCTGGGCTGGTTTCAGTGAGGAAGGAAAGGGCGAACAACTGACTGCCCATGCCGACCTGATCGAGGCGGGTGCTGTGGGTCTGTCGGATGGCGACAGCATGCCGCCGATCCCCTTGCTCGACCGCGCCCTCACCCTTGGCGAATCAGGTTCATCTCCTGTTCTGATCCCACCCCTGGATGCCGTTCTGCGCGGAGAGGGCCTACTGCGGGAAGGCCCCGAAGCACTGAGAGCAGGCTGGCCCACTGATCCTCTGAGCAGCGAAACGTTGCCCCTCAGCCAGCTTGCTCAGCTTCAGCAGGAGCACCAACAGCGCAAGTTGATCCTGATGGGTCTGTCCACCGCAGCAGGGGTTGATCTCCTCCAGCGGTCGCCGTTGCCTCCTGCCGCAACCGTCAGCTGGTGGCATGTATTGACGAGTAACAGTTCCAACGCGGCAACGGCAGCCTCCTGGTTTGTTTCACCTTCGCTGGGCAACAGAAGAGATCGCGATGCACTGATTGAAGGCCTAAGCACTGGCCTGATCCAGGCAATCGCTGTGAATGCATCACCGCTTGACGATGAAGAGTGCCTGCTGCCTCCTGATCAACGCCAACGCGGAATTGCCGGTCATCAACATGTGCTTCCCTCTCTCTGGCAAGCGCTTGTGGTGTCGAAGGGCTGGACAGCTGAACATCTCTGGGACGTGCTCAGCTTCGGGCCCGCCCGACTGCTGGGGGTTGAAGAAGAGCGTCTGATCCCGGGAAGCAATCGCTGGCTTCTGTTTGATCCGGAGGTGATCTGGACCCCCACGCGATCGGATCCATGGGCGTCGAGGGCAGCCAATCAGCCATGCCTCAACCGGCCCTTAAGTGGACGTGTTCTGCGGTGCGGCCTCAGGACCCCAGCGAGCCCAGCCGATTGA
- the lepB gene encoding signal peptidase I — protein sequence MPDAQHDASPPQADSQSDSSAAPSKSQGPKGHPFWDFWGPVIFTLALYLGIRHYVAEARFIPSGSMLPGLQIQDRLLVEKLSYATRGPKRGEIVVFNSPHAFDPALKTAGSPPTFRCALANFPLLGLIPGLGHPACDAYIKRVVAVGGDQVSVNPRGEVRVNGDPVDEPYVTKYCPVDEQGMSLCRTLNVTVPEGHVLALGDNRSNSWDGRYWPGGPFLPEDQIIGRALWRFWPLNRLGSLGS from the coding sequence TTGCCAGACGCCCAGCACGACGCTTCGCCTCCACAAGCTGATTCTCAATCGGATTCTTCTGCGGCTCCCTCCAAGTCGCAGGGCCCCAAAGGACATCCGTTCTGGGATTTCTGGGGGCCAGTGATCTTCACCCTGGCTCTGTATCTCGGGATCCGTCATTACGTGGCTGAAGCACGCTTCATCCCTTCCGGATCGATGCTTCCAGGTCTGCAGATCCAGGACCGGCTGCTGGTTGAAAAACTCTCTTACGCCACACGCGGTCCAAAGCGTGGAGAGATTGTTGTCTTCAACTCACCGCATGCTTTTGATCCAGCGCTGAAAACCGCTGGCTCGCCACCCACGTTCCGCTGTGCACTGGCCAACTTCCCTCTTCTGGGTTTGATCCCCGGTCTTGGCCACCCTGCATGCGATGCCTACATCAAGCGGGTTGTCGCTGTGGGTGGAGACCAGGTCTCCGTGAACCCGCGTGGTGAAGTGCGCGTGAATGGAGATCCCGTGGATGAGCCCTACGTCACCAAATACTGCCCGGTGGATGAGCAGGGGATGAGTCTTTGCCGCACGCTGAATGTGACGGTGCCTGAAGGGCATGTGCTCGCACTGGGCGACAACCGCAGCAACAGCTGGGACGGACGCTACTGGCCAGGTGGTCCTTTCCTGCCTGAGGATCAGATCATCGGCCGAGCACTCTGGAGGTTCTGGCCTCTCAATCGGCTGGGCTCGCTGGGGTCCTGA
- a CDS encoding arsenate reductase family protein produces MADFTVFSYPRCSTCRKALAWLEREGLDHEVIDITLDPPSLDLLQLAFRQFGQVKPLFNTSGQSYRAIGAEAVKLMSDEQALQALAADGKLIKRPFVQCPDGRFLVGFKPEIWSESLLS; encoded by the coding sequence GTGGCTGATTTCACTGTTTTCAGCTATCCCCGTTGCAGCACCTGCCGGAAAGCTCTTGCATGGCTTGAAAGAGAGGGCTTGGATCACGAGGTGATTGATATCACCCTTGATCCCCCATCGCTCGATCTCCTTCAGCTGGCATTCAGGCAGTTCGGACAGGTCAAGCCCTTGTTCAACACCAGTGGTCAGAGCTACAGGGCTATCGGTGCTGAAGCGGTCAAACTGATGAGCGATGAGCAGGCGCTCCAAGCCCTTGCCGCAGACGGAAAACTGATCAAGCGACCGTTTGTTCAATGTCCTGATGGTCGATTTCTGGTCGGTTTCAAGCCCGAGATTTGGTCTGAGTCGCTTCTGAGCTGA
- a CDS encoding 2Fe-2S iron-sulfur cluster-binding protein: protein MPTIRFEQEGQQIGCIEGANLRKAALSAGVNPYKGLNNLNNCGGVGQCGTCVIEVLEGAQNLSPLSDVEEVYLADRPANYRLSCRTTVNGDVTIRTRPGDGVGQGSNSLVGAVKSLLGR from the coding sequence GTGCCCACCATCCGTTTTGAGCAGGAAGGCCAACAAATTGGCTGCATTGAGGGTGCCAACCTGCGCAAAGCGGCTCTCTCAGCAGGTGTCAACCCTTACAAAGGTTTGAACAATCTCAACAACTGTGGTGGCGTCGGCCAGTGTGGCACCTGCGTGATCGAAGTTCTTGAGGGTGCGCAGAACCTCTCTCCCCTCAGTGATGTCGAGGAGGTTTACCTGGCTGACCGTCCTGCCAACTACCGCCTCAGCTGTCGGACCACGGTCAATGGTGACGTGACGATCCGGACGCGTCCCGGAGACGGTGTGGGTCAGGGCTCCAATAGCCTTGTTGGTGCTGTCAAGAGCCTTCTCGGTCGATAG